Proteins encoded in a region of the Geobacillus genomosp. 3 genome:
- a CDS encoding ATP-binding protein, which produces MNKYTNSFHERANAIADSWILEHYSLSELNFETVSHYRERFARVKPNHPWNGLETKEFLYKIGAWGKLRDSSKEGLTLAGLLMFSEERIITEVLPQYFLEYREHAGAKETGWTKRFTSQDGTWSGNVYDFYFRVSAELERHVWLEEGRALLSEALANAIVHADYGEEGGITVEKEDGAFRFANPGRFRLPVEAAIAGQMSNLRNPNIFKMFLLIDVCKRAGSGLKRMHDKQERALVQPVDISQQTNPDRTVVTLCPLLFPAEMSAAMETEIAESLQQPEQQWTEQDGQGIEESFGNNELNSININKSSVINEPNSVNNSPNSVKKDANFVTKSLNSINNEPNSVNNLSSSDSNEINVCDIDGEEEEEKIDERLWKMAELARRKKRLAPTVMEEMIVRLCRERPLRLKELAALLERTPDGLRNNYLGKLLEKGKIRLKYPDQPNHPRQAYIGVKER; this is translated from the coding sequence ATGAATAAATATACAAATTCGTTCCATGAACGCGCCAACGCGATAGCGGACAGTTGGATTTTGGAGCATTACAGCTTAAGTGAACTCAACTTTGAGACGGTCAGCCATTATCGGGAACGGTTCGCCCGCGTAAAACCGAACCATCCATGGAACGGGCTTGAGACAAAAGAATTTTTATACAAAATCGGCGCATGGGGAAAGCTGCGGGACAGCAGCAAAGAAGGGCTGACGCTCGCCGGCCTGTTGATGTTCAGTGAGGAGCGGATCATTACCGAGGTGCTGCCGCAATACTTTTTAGAGTACCGGGAGCATGCTGGTGCAAAGGAAACGGGTTGGACGAAGCGGTTCACCTCGCAGGACGGGACGTGGTCCGGCAATGTGTACGACTTTTATTTTCGCGTATCAGCGGAGCTAGAACGGCATGTTTGGCTTGAGGAAGGGCGCGCTCTGCTCAGTGAGGCGCTTGCCAACGCCATTGTTCATGCCGATTACGGGGAAGAAGGCGGCATTACCGTTGAGAAAGAAGATGGGGCGTTTCGATTTGCCAATCCGGGGCGGTTCCGCTTGCCGGTCGAAGCTGCTATAGCCGGACAAATGAGCAATTTACGCAACCCAAATATCTTTAAAATGTTTTTGTTGATCGATGTTTGCAAGCGGGCCGGATCCGGTCTGAAACGAATGCATGATAAGCAAGAACGGGCGCTTGTCCAACCGGTTGACATCTCGCAACAAACGAATCCGGACCGTACGGTCGTTACGTTATGCCCGTTGTTATTTCCAGCTGAGATGAGCGCCGCAATGGAAACAGAAATAGCCGAATCATTGCAACAGCCTGAACAACAATGGACGGAACAGGATGGACAGGGGATCGAGGAGAGCTTCGGAAATAACGAACTTAACTCCATAAATATAAACAAAAGCTCCGTTATTAACGAACCTAACTCCGTAAACAACAGCCCGAACTCCGTAAAAAAGGATGCGAACTTCGTAACTAAATCCCTTAACTCCATAAATAACGAACCTAACTCCGTAAATAATCTGTCAAGCTCCGATAGTAACGAAATAAACGTCTGTGACATAGATGGCGAAGAGGAAGAGGAGAAGATCGATGAACGGTTATGGAAGATGGCGGAATTGGCACGTCGAAAAAAGCGGTTGGCCCCGACGGTGATGGAAGAGATGATTGTCCGCTTATGCCGCGAACGGCCGCTGCGGCTGAAGGAATTGGCGGCGCTGCTTGAACGGACGCCGGACGGGTTGCGCAACAACTATTTAGGGAAACTATTAGAGAAAGGGAAGATTCGTCTAAAGTATCCCGACCAGCCGAACCATCCGCGCCAGGCGTACATCGGCGTCAAGGAAAGATGA
- a CDS encoding TrmH family RNA methyltransferase: MEERDMKAFLAQLQQEGLLTEQTRPVWEMILPKRLKRMYDVLNERTRYITVLIEAVDDPHNQAAVLRTAEAFGVQDVHIVTGRAPFSPNRLVTRYADQWLTLHRKPNIETAIGDLKRQGYQVYASYLGEGTIPLSDIDVSKPTVLLFGNEHSGVSDEALKLADGTFVIPMHGFVQSFNISVAAALALYDVTERARRQVGKQYYLSPEEKKELYKQWMWQTLQPRIRKQLEQQGYIGQKGGK, translated from the coding sequence ATGGAAGAACGGGACATGAAGGCGTTTCTTGCCCAGCTGCAGCAAGAAGGACTGTTAACCGAACAAACGCGTCCGGTTTGGGAAATGATTTTGCCGAAACGATTAAAACGGATGTATGACGTTCTCAACGAGCGCACCCGCTATATTACGGTTTTGATTGAAGCGGTCGACGACCCGCACAATCAGGCAGCGGTGCTGCGGACGGCCGAGGCGTTTGGCGTTCAAGATGTCCATATCGTCACCGGGAGAGCGCCGTTTTCACCGAACCGGCTCGTGACACGCTACGCCGACCAATGGCTGACACTTCATCGGAAGCCGAATATCGAAACGGCCATCGGCGACTTGAAGCGGCAAGGATACCAAGTGTATGCCAGCTATCTTGGCGAGGGGACGATTCCTCTTTCCGACATCGACGTATCCAAACCGACGGTGCTTTTATTTGGCAACGAACATAGCGGCGTATCCGACGAGGCGCTGAAACTCGCAGACGGAACGTTCGTCATTCCGATGCACGGCTTTGTCCAAAGTTTCAACATTTCCGTCGCCGCGGCGTTGGCGCTCTATGATGTCACTGAGCGGGCGCGCCGCCAAGTAGGAAAACAGTATTATTTGTCACCGGAAGAGAAGAAGGAACTATACAAACAATGGATGTGGCAGACGTTGCAGCCACGCATCCGGAAACAATTGGAGCAGCAAGGATATATCGGACAAAAAGGTGGGAAATAG
- a CDS encoding FAD-dependent oxidoreductase, which produces MSFLPSTFEPYWRDSVPLPSFPKLEEDIAVDVAVVGGGISGITTAYLLATQGVRVALLEADRLLNGTTGHTTAKLTAQHDLVYDEFLNHFGTEKARLYYDACMDALGFIRRTVEQHRIDCDFCEQDAYIYTTSSSSFQKLVKEWEAYERLGIDGAFVESIPLPLPVKAAVVMKRQAQFHPLKYLVKLVDALVQAGSAIYEYTPVADIEQGERLSVVTRDKKRVECSHVAVCSHFPFYDGGFYFSRMYAERSYVLGVTTAEPYPGGMYLSADDPKRSVRSAAANGETLILIGGENHKTGQGVPTMRHYEALSSFASQLFTVKDIRYRWSAQDLTTLDKMPYIGPMTADTPHIYVATGYRKWGMTNGTAAGMLLSDLILGRDNRYRDLYSPSRFYADPSVRQFFTTNLDVAKHLVAGKIEAAGRRPQDLARGEGAVVSVNGKRAGAYKDEAGTLHVVDTTCTHMGCELEWNSGDKTWDCPCHGSRFSIDGDVVEGPAKQPLKRLELDESP; this is translated from the coding sequence ATGTCATTCCTTCCTTCTACTTTTGAACCGTACTGGCGCGATTCTGTTCCGCTTCCGTCCTTTCCGAAACTCGAAGAAGACATTGCTGTCGATGTCGCGGTCGTTGGCGGCGGCATTTCCGGTATTACGACGGCTTATTTGTTGGCGACACAAGGCGTGCGCGTCGCCCTCCTCGAGGCGGACCGGCTGCTGAATGGAACGACCGGTCATACGACGGCGAAACTGACCGCCCAGCATGATTTGGTGTATGATGAATTTCTGAACCACTTTGGCACGGAGAAGGCACGATTGTATTATGACGCCTGTATGGATGCGCTCGGCTTCATTCGCCGCACGGTTGAACAGCACCGGATTGACTGTGATTTTTGCGAACAAGACGCCTATATTTATACGACGTCTTCCTCATCGTTTCAGAAATTAGTGAAAGAATGGGAAGCGTACGAACGGCTCGGCATTGATGGGGCTTTCGTTGAGTCGATCCCGCTCCCGCTGCCGGTTAAAGCGGCAGTTGTCATGAAGCGGCAAGCCCAGTTTCATCCGCTGAAATATTTAGTCAAACTCGTCGATGCCCTGGTACAAGCGGGGAGCGCCATTTACGAATACACGCCAGTCGCCGACATCGAGCAAGGGGAGCGGCTGTCCGTCGTGACGCGCGACAAAAAGCGGGTTGAATGCAGCCATGTCGCCGTCTGTTCCCATTTTCCATTTTACGACGGCGGATTTTACTTTTCCCGTATGTATGCTGAACGGTCATACGTATTGGGAGTGACGACCGCCGAGCCGTACCCGGGCGGTATGTATTTAAGCGCCGACGACCCGAAGCGCTCGGTCCGTTCTGCAGCGGCGAATGGGGAGACGCTTATTCTCATCGGCGGAGAAAACCATAAGACCGGCCAAGGGGTGCCGACGATGCGTCATTATGAGGCGCTATCTTCGTTTGCCTCACAGCTGTTTACGGTGAAAGACATTCGTTACCGTTGGTCGGCCCAAGACTTGACGACACTTGATAAAATGCCGTATATCGGTCCGATGACGGCCGATACGCCGCATATTTATGTCGCGACAGGATACCGGAAATGGGGCATGACAAACGGAACCGCCGCGGGGATGTTGCTGTCTGACCTCATTCTTGGCCGCGACAACCGGTATCGCGACTTGTACTCCCCGTCGCGCTTTTACGCCGACCCGAGTGTGCGGCAATTTTTCACGACGAACCTCGATGTCGCCAAACACTTGGTCGCAGGGAAAATCGAGGCGGCCGGCCGCCGGCCGCAAGACTTGGCGCGCGGGGAAGGGGCGGTCGTCTCCGTCAACGGGAAACGGGCTGGCGCCTACAAAGACGAGGCCGGAACACTTCATGTCGTCGATACGACGTGCACCCACATGGGCTGCGAACTCGAATGGAACAGCGGCGACAAGACGTGGGACTGCCCATGTCATGGCTCGCGTTTTTCGATCGACGGTGATGTCGTCGAAGGACCAGCGAAACAGCCGTTGAAACGCCTTGAACTCGATGAATCGCCTTGA
- the qoxD gene encoding cytochrome aa3 quinol oxidase subunit IV — MGANSHHESFPWKHIIGFVLSLVLTFAALWVALSSGLPLKAVIVIIVLFAIIQASLQLFMFMHVAESDSGKVQTFNMVYSFFIAVVIVAGSIWVMQFVL; from the coding sequence ATGGGCGCAAACAGCCATCATGAATCATTTCCGTGGAAACATATCATCGGTTTTGTCCTTTCGCTCGTCTTGACATTTGCGGCTCTTTGGGTGGCGCTCTCGTCCGGGCTGCCGCTCAAGGCTGTCATTGTCATCATCGTCTTGTTCGCGATCATCCAAGCGAGCTTGCAGCTGTTTATGTTCATGCATGTGGCGGAAAGCGACAGCGGCAAAGTGCAAACGTTCAACATGGTGTACAGTTTCTTTATTGCCGTTGTCATTGTCGCGGGATCCATTTGGGTGATGCAATTTGTATTGTAA
- a CDS encoding basic amino acid ABC transporter substrate-binding protein, whose product MLNMKKGLIVAVVAALFMALAACGKSTETSSPSGSKEEGNQKITVGTDAAFAPFEYMEKGKIVGFDVDLLDAVMKEAGLDYELKNVGWDPLFAALQSKEIDMGISGITITDERKQTYDFSAPYFEATQVILVKEGNPVKNALDLKGKTIGVQNATTGQEAAEKLLGKGNHIKKFETSVVAIMELLNGGVDAVVTDNAVANEYVKNNPDKKLQVIEDPQNFASEYYGMIFPKDSELKAKVDEALQNVIDSGKYAEIYKKWFGKEPNIEGLKQQQ is encoded by the coding sequence ATGTTAAACATGAAGAAAGGGTTGATCGTGGCAGTCGTCGCCGCGTTGTTTATGGCGCTCGCCGCCTGCGGCAAGTCGACGGAGACAAGCTCGCCGTCAGGCAGTAAAGAAGAAGGAAACCAAAAAATCACCGTCGGGACAGACGCAGCGTTTGCGCCATTTGAGTATATGGAAAAAGGAAAAATTGTCGGCTTCGACGTTGACCTTCTCGACGCCGTCATGAAAGAAGCCGGCTTGGATTATGAATTGAAAAATGTCGGCTGGGATCCTTTGTTTGCTGCGTTGCAAAGCAAAGAGATCGACATGGGGATTTCCGGCATTACGATTACGGATGAACGGAAACAAACGTACGATTTCTCGGCTCCATACTTTGAAGCAACACAAGTCATCTTAGTCAAAGAAGGCAACCCGGTGAAAAACGCCCTTGACTTAAAAGGCAAAACAATCGGCGTCCAAAACGCAACAACGGGTCAGGAGGCAGCGGAAAAACTTCTTGGCAAAGGCAATCATATTAAAAAATTCGAAACATCTGTCGTCGCGATTATGGAACTGTTGAACGGCGGCGTTGATGCCGTGGTCACCGATAACGCGGTCGCAAACGAATACGTGAAAAACAACCCGGATAAAAAACTGCAAGTCATTGAAGATCCACAAAACTTCGCTTCGGAATACTACGGCATGATCTTCCCGAAAGACAGCGAATTGAAAGCCAAAGTGGACGAAGCATTGCAAAACGTGATCGACAGCGGCAAATATGCAGAGATTTACAAAAAATGGTTTGGTAAAGAACCGAATATAGAAGGCTTAAAACAACAACAATAA
- the qoxB gene encoding cytochrome aa3 quinol oxidase subunit I codes for MKWSEFFVTGEPLIYAADVAIVLTIIGIVFILTYFKKWKWLWNEWLTTVDHKKIGVMYIICAVLMLFRGGVDALLMRAQLTAPNMEFLDAQHYNEIFTTHGTIMILFMAMPFIIGLMNIVVPLQIGARDVAFPYLNALSFWLFFFGAMLFNISFVIGGSPDAGWTAYFPLAGNEFSHGVGNNYYAVALQISGIGTLMTGINFLVTILKMRAPGMTLMRMPMFTWTILITSVLIVFAFPVLTVALALMTFDRLFDTQFFTMANGGMSMLWANLFWIWGHPEVYIVILPAFGIFSEVVSTFARKRLFGYKAMVGSIVGIAFLSFIVWVHHFFTMGAGPAVNSVFSITTMAIAIPTGVKIFNWLFTLRKGKIRFTTAMLWSLAFIPNFVIGGVTGVMLAMAAADYQYHNSYFLVAHFHYVLIAGTVFACFAGLHYWYPKMFGHMLNERLGKWTFWLFMIGFNVCFFPMYFLGLMGMTRRMYTYSADLGWTPLNVVATVGAVLMGIGFIVLCYNIYYSARYGERDMTGDPWNGRTLEWATASPPVHYNFPVTPVVEDLDAYWVMKKKYGGLQVKEEELKPIHMPSNSGRPFWMSVAFFIAGFGLVFKWFALAIVGALFIVLGLILRSFENDDGYYMSVEEIKRTERSARKGA; via the coding sequence ATGAAATGGAGTGAGTTTTTCGTTACAGGCGAACCGCTTATTTATGCGGCTGACGTGGCAATCGTTTTGACGATAATCGGCATTGTGTTCATCTTGACGTATTTTAAAAAGTGGAAATGGCTTTGGAATGAATGGCTCACGACCGTCGACCATAAAAAAATCGGTGTTATGTACATTATTTGCGCGGTACTCATGTTGTTCCGCGGCGGCGTCGATGCGCTCTTGATGCGGGCGCAGCTGACGGCGCCAAATATGGAGTTTTTGGACGCGCAACATTATAATGAAATTTTCACGACGCACGGAACGATTATGATTTTGTTTATGGCGATGCCGTTTATTATCGGTTTGATGAACATCGTCGTCCCGCTGCAAATCGGGGCGCGCGACGTCGCGTTTCCGTATTTAAACGCGTTAAGCTTTTGGCTCTTTTTCTTCGGGGCGATGCTGTTTAACATTTCGTTTGTCATTGGCGGATCGCCGGACGCTGGCTGGACGGCATACTTCCCGCTTGCCGGTAACGAGTTCAGCCATGGCGTCGGCAACAACTACTATGCGGTTGCCCTGCAAATTTCCGGGATCGGGACGTTAATGACCGGGATCAACTTTTTGGTGACGATTTTAAAAATGCGCGCGCCGGGCATGACGTTGATGCGCATGCCAATGTTTACGTGGACGATTCTCATTACGTCCGTCCTCATTGTGTTCGCCTTCCCGGTATTGACGGTCGCGTTGGCGTTAATGACGTTCGATCGCTTATTTGATACGCAGTTTTTCACCATGGCGAACGGCGGCATGTCGATGCTTTGGGCGAACTTGTTCTGGATTTGGGGCCATCCGGAAGTGTATATCGTCATTTTGCCGGCGTTTGGCATTTTCTCGGAAGTCGTCAGCACGTTTGCGCGCAAGCGGCTGTTCGGTTATAAAGCGATGGTCGGCTCGATCGTCGGCATTGCGTTCTTAAGTTTTATCGTTTGGGTGCACCACTTCTTTACGATGGGCGCCGGGCCAGCAGTCAACTCCGTATTCTCGATCACCACGATGGCGATCGCCATTCCGACCGGGGTGAAAATTTTTAACTGGCTGTTTACGCTCCGGAAAGGGAAAATCCGCTTTACGACGGCGATGCTTTGGTCGTTGGCGTTCATTCCGAACTTTGTCATCGGCGGCGTAACGGGGGTCATGCTGGCGATGGCAGCGGCCGACTACCAATATCATAACAGCTATTTCCTAGTAGCCCACTTCCATTACGTGCTCATTGCGGGTACGGTGTTCGCCTGCTTTGCCGGTTTGCATTATTGGTATCCGAAAATGTTCGGCCATATGTTAAACGAGCGGCTCGGCAAATGGACGTTTTGGCTGTTTATGATCGGCTTTAACGTCTGTTTCTTCCCGATGTATTTCCTCGGGCTGATGGGAATGACGCGCCGCATGTACACGTATTCGGCAGACCTTGGTTGGACGCCGCTCAATGTTGTCGCGACCGTCGGAGCGGTGTTGATGGGCATCGGGTTTATCGTGCTTTGTTACAACATTTATTACAGCGCCCGCTACGGCGAGCGCGACATGACTGGCGACCCGTGGAACGGGCGGACACTTGAGTGGGCAACAGCGTCGCCGCCGGTGCATTACAATTTCCCAGTGACACCGGTTGTCGAAGATTTGGACGCGTATTGGGTGATGAAGAAAAAATATGGCGGTTTGCAAGTGAAAGAGGAAGAATTGAAACCGATCCATATGCCAAGCAACTCGGGACGTCCGTTTTGGATGTCGGTGGCGTTCTTTATTGCCGGATTCGGCCTTGTGTTCAAATGGTTTGCGTTGGCCATTGTCGGTGCACTGTTCATTGTGCTTGGGCTCATTCTTCGCTCGTTTGAAAATGACGACGGCTATTATATGAGCGTCGAGGAGATTAAACGGACCGAGCGGTCGGCACGAAAGGGGGCGTGA
- a CDS encoding amino acid ABC transporter ATP-binding protein, with protein sequence MIDVRQLKKSFGSLQVLKGIDAHIREGEVVVVIGPSGSGKSTFLRCLNLLEDFDEGEIIIDGINLKAKDTDLNKVREEVGMVFQRFNLFPHMTVLNNITLAPMKVRKWPREKAEAKAIELLAKVGLQDKAHVYPDSLSGGQAQRVAIARALAMEPKIMLFDEPTSALDPEMVGEVLSVMKQLANEGMTMVVVTHEMGFAREVGDRVLFMDGGYIVEEGKPEELFDRPQHERTKAFLSKVL encoded by the coding sequence ATGATCGACGTACGCCAGTTGAAAAAATCGTTCGGTTCGCTCCAAGTATTAAAAGGAATCGATGCCCATATCCGCGAAGGAGAAGTCGTGGTCGTCATCGGCCCGTCGGGGTCGGGAAAATCAACGTTTTTGCGATGCTTAAACTTGCTGGAAGATTTCGATGAAGGCGAGATCATCATTGACGGCATCAACTTAAAAGCGAAAGATACGGATTTAAATAAAGTGCGGGAAGAAGTCGGAATGGTGTTCCAGCGCTTTAACTTGTTCCCGCATATGACCGTTTTAAACAACATTACGCTTGCGCCAATGAAAGTGCGCAAATGGCCGCGCGAAAAAGCGGAGGCAAAAGCGATCGAGCTGCTCGCCAAAGTCGGGCTGCAAGATAAAGCGCACGTCTACCCGGACTCCCTCTCCGGCGGACAGGCGCAGCGCGTCGCCATCGCCCGGGCATTGGCCATGGAGCCGAAAATTATGTTGTTTGATGAACCGACGTCAGCGCTTGACCCGGAAATGGTCGGCGAGGTGCTCTCGGTCATGAAGCAACTCGCCAATGAAGGGATGACGATGGTCGTCGTCACCCATGAGATGGGCTTCGCCCGCGAAGTCGGCGATCGCGTTCTGTTTATGGACGGCGGCTACATCGTTGAAGAAGGGAAGCCGGAAGAGTTGTTCGACCGCCCGCAGCATGAGCGGACAAAAGCGTTTTTGTCGAAAGTATTGTAG
- the qoxC gene encoding cytochrome aa3 quinol oxidase subunit III produces the protein MGEAAHRYDETLPLEYRTEESRLNILGFWIFLGAEVVLFATLFATYLVLFQRTGSGLTAQELFQVKDVLIETLLLLTSSFTCGLAIFEMRRGRMSGLIAWLLVTLLLGAGFITVEIREFIHYVHEGATMQTSAFLSSFFVLVGTHGAHVSLGIGWMILIIIQLLQRGLTAKTARKVFIVSLYWHFLDVVWIFIFTLVYLLGMVI, from the coding sequence ATGGGAGAAGCAGCACACCGCTATGATGAAACACTGCCGCTGGAGTATCGGACAGAGGAAAGCCGCTTGAATATATTAGGTTTTTGGATTTTTCTTGGAGCGGAAGTCGTATTGTTCGCTACCTTGTTTGCCACTTATCTTGTTTTGTTCCAACGGACCGGCTCCGGGCTGACAGCGCAGGAATTGTTTCAAGTCAAAGATGTATTGATCGAAACGCTGTTGTTGTTGACGAGTAGTTTCACGTGCGGGCTGGCCATTTTCGAAATGCGCCGCGGCCGTATGAGCGGGCTGATCGCCTGGCTGCTCGTGACGCTTCTGCTTGGAGCGGGGTTTATTACGGTTGAGATTCGTGAGTTTATCCATTACGTCCATGAAGGGGCGACGATGCAGACGAGCGCGTTTCTGTCCAGCTTTTTCGTTCTCGTCGGCACGCACGGTGCTCACGTCAGTTTAGGGATTGGCTGGATGATTTTGATCATCATTCAGCTCCTGCAGCGCGGCCTGACGGCTAAAACGGCGCGCAAAGTGTTTATCGTCAGCTTGTACTGGCACTTTTTAGACGTCGTTTGGATTTTCATCTTTACGCTCGTCTACTTGTTAGGGATGGTGATCTAA
- a CDS encoding amino acid ABC transporter permease, with translation MDFRFDIIVEYAPYFFQGLLITIGVSLAGIMFGLILGLFIGLGKMSSNPIVRLPFSWYINFFRGTPLVVQILLVHFGAMPLFFGQPNAIASLAVSLSLNSAAYVAEIFRAGIQSIDKGQMEAARSLGMTHVQAMRYIILPQALKRMIPPFANEFIVLIKDSSLGMVIAAPEIMYWGKAAAGEYYRVWEPYLTVAFIYLILTLSLSKLSHYLERKYSTQ, from the coding sequence ATGGACTTTCGTTTTGATATTATTGTCGAATACGCTCCTTATTTTTTCCAAGGGCTGCTCATCACGATCGGCGTATCGTTGGCCGGCATCATGTTTGGTCTTATTCTCGGGTTGTTCATCGGCCTTGGCAAAATGTCGTCCAACCCGATTGTCCGTTTGCCGTTTTCCTGGTACATTAACTTTTTTCGCGGCACACCGCTTGTTGTGCAAATTTTGCTCGTCCACTTCGGCGCCATGCCGCTCTTTTTCGGCCAACCAAATGCCATCGCTTCCCTGGCCGTCTCACTGTCGCTCAACTCGGCTGCGTATGTCGCGGAAATTTTCCGCGCCGGCATTCAATCGATCGACAAAGGGCAAATGGAAGCCGCCCGCTCGCTCGGCATGACGCACGTTCAGGCGATGCGTTATATTATTTTGCCGCAAGCGTTAAAGCGCATGATTCCCCCGTTTGCCAATGAGTTTATCGTCTTGATTAAAGATTCGTCGCTCGGGATGGTCATCGCCGCTCCGGAAATCATGTATTGGGGCAAAGCGGCCGCAGGCGAATATTACCGCGTCTGGGAGCCGTATTTAACGGTCGCATTCATTTATTTAATCTTAACGCTTTCCTTAAGCAAATTGTCACATTACCTTGAAAGGAAGTATTCGACCCAATGA
- the qoxA gene encoding cytochrome aa3 quinol oxidase subunit II gives MKRAIWRIILALPFLLLLSGCVERTAVLNPQGPVARTQYDLIMWSVGFMLFIIVVVFALFAFVLIRYREKPENADYEPPEEEGNTLLEIVWTAIPILIVIALAVPTVKATFALEKPPTDKVEPITIHVTAANWKWIFSYPEENIETVNYVHIPAGVPVKFKLTSVGPMNSFWVPELGGQKYAMDGMETELILQADKPGSYMGRSANFSGEKFAHMEFEVIAQTSRDFKQWVDEVKATAPKLNEDKYAQILEPGLVGRMTFSNTHLEWIDHAEQNSHHANGESAGDDDGQDHNMATDSHHHTE, from the coding sequence ATGAAACGGGCGATATGGCGCATCATATTGGCTTTGCCGTTCCTGCTTTTGCTTAGCGGCTGCGTCGAGCGCACGGCGGTGCTCAACCCGCAAGGGCCGGTGGCGCGGACGCAATACGACTTAATTATGTGGTCGGTTGGTTTTATGCTGTTTATTATTGTTGTCGTCTTTGCCTTGTTTGCTTTTGTGCTCATCCGCTATCGCGAAAAGCCGGAAAACGCCGATTACGAGCCGCCGGAAGAGGAAGGAAATACGCTGCTTGAAATCGTTTGGACGGCGATTCCCATTTTGATTGTCATCGCGCTTGCCGTTCCAACCGTGAAAGCGACATTTGCCTTGGAGAAGCCGCCGACTGATAAAGTCGAACCAATTACGATTCATGTGACGGCGGCGAACTGGAAATGGATTTTCAGCTATCCGGAAGAAAACATTGAAACAGTCAACTACGTCCATATCCCGGCTGGCGTGCCGGTCAAATTCAAGCTCACATCTGTCGGGCCAATGAACTCGTTTTGGGTGCCGGAGCTAGGAGGGCAAAAGTATGCCATGGACGGCATGGAGACGGAGCTGATTTTACAAGCCGACAAACCGGGTTCATACATGGGGCGGAGCGCCAACTTTTCCGGGGAAAAGTTTGCCCATATGGAATTTGAAGTTATCGCCCAAACAAGCAGAGACTTCAAGCAATGGGTGGATGAAGTGAAAGCGACAGCGCCGAAGCTCAACGAGGACAAATATGCACAAATTTTAGAACCGGGACTTGTTGGCCGGATGACATTTTCAAATACCCATTTAGAATGGATTGACCATGCGGAACAAAACAGCCATCATGCCAATGGCGAATCGGCAGGCGACGATGACGGTCAAGACCATAACATGGCGACAGACAGCCATCATCACACGGAGTAA
- the manA gene encoding mannose-6-phosphate isomerase, class I, with protein MYQEPIFLTPVFQERIWGGTKLAERFGYDIPSAQTGECWAVSAHPHGQTIVARGPFQGMTLGQLWEERRDLFGHFPSDRFPLLTKILDANADLSVQVHPDDEYAKTHEGGELGKTECWYIIDCKPGAELIYGHHAETKGQLRAMMEAGEWERLLRKVPIRPGDFFYVPSGTIHALCEGTLVLETQQSSDTTYRVYDYDRVDSQGRKRELHLEKAIDVTTVPHRDTDVRPHVAEVPGATVTTFVEGDYFGVQKWEIRDVLESEQTKPFLIISILEGEGELVHEGRIYPLRKGDHFILPHQFGLFAIRGVLEAIASWPRTGK; from the coding sequence ATGTATCAAGAACCGATTTTTCTCACTCCCGTCTTCCAGGAGCGCATTTGGGGCGGCACAAAGCTTGCTGAGCGGTTCGGCTACGATATTCCATCGGCACAAACGGGGGAATGTTGGGCTGTATCGGCCCACCCGCACGGGCAGACGATCGTCGCCCGCGGACCGTTTCAAGGGATGACGCTCGGACAGCTTTGGGAAGAGCGCCGCGACTTGTTCGGCCATTTTCCATCGGATCGCTTTCCATTGCTGACGAAAATTTTAGACGCCAACGCCGACTTGTCCGTTCAAGTCCACCCGGATGATGAATACGCAAAAACGCACGAAGGCGGGGAGCTCGGCAAAACGGAATGTTGGTACATTATCGACTGCAAGCCGGGCGCTGAACTTATTTACGGCCACCATGCCGAAACGAAGGGGCAGCTGCGCGCCATGATGGAGGCGGGGGAATGGGAGCGCTTGCTGCGGAAAGTGCCGATCCGCCCCGGCGACTTCTTCTATGTCCCAAGCGGCACGATTCACGCCCTTTGTGAAGGGACGCTTGTCCTTGAAACGCAGCAAAGCTCGGACACGACATACCGCGTCTATGATTACGACCGCGTTGACAGCCAAGGGCGGAAGCGGGAGCTTCACTTAGAGAAAGCGATTGACGTCACCACTGTCCCGCATCGCGACACCGACGTCCGTCCTCATGTCGCCGAAGTCCCGGGTGCGACCGTGACGACATTCGTAGAAGGCGACTACTTTGGCGTCCAAAAATGGGAGATCCGCGATGTGCTCGAATCAGAGCAGACGAAACCGTTTCTCATCATCAGCATCCTCGAAGGCGAAGGTGAGCTCGTCCACGAAGGACGGATATACCCGCTTCGCAAAGGCGATCATTTCATCTTACCGCACCAATTCGGCCTGTTTGCGATTCGCGGTGTACTCGAAGCCATTGCCTCCTGGCCGCGGACGGGTAAATAA